In Streptomyces seoulensis, the following are encoded in one genomic region:
- a CDS encoding agmatine deiminase family protein, translated as MPPLPPTRRTALRTLAGIGAVALGASACGPGDEMTGIASVPDGEDTATSGLRMGAEWESHARTFMSWPALESVWAEDLPYVREDIARVARAIAEYEYVVMMARPEQQKAAQKACGRDVEVIPLEVDDLWARDTVPVFVADGGKVTGVDFNFSGWGNKQVHNNDARVGATLLTKYGIPRRTAPLVAEGGSFETDGEGTLLVTESSIVNDNRNPGKSRDQIEAELKRTLGIQKVIWLAGVRGQDITDAHVDSLVRFTAPGVVLLDTAHPDTPPDSWSRSSDQARAVLSRATDAKGRSFEIIDLPQPDLYEITGEGDDFVSTYANFYVANDSVFMPKFGDRKADNRARSILREHFPERDVVQVQIDTIASGGGGIHCSTHDEPGKPVD; from the coding sequence GTGCCTCCTCTTCCCCCCACCCGCCGTACCGCCCTGAGGACACTCGCCGGAATCGGTGCCGTCGCCCTCGGCGCCTCGGCGTGCGGTCCGGGCGACGAAATGACGGGGATCGCGAGTGTCCCCGACGGTGAGGACACGGCGACGAGCGGACTGCGCATGGGCGCCGAGTGGGAGAGCCACGCCCGCACCTTCATGTCCTGGCCGGCCCTCGAGTCGGTCTGGGCCGAAGACCTGCCCTACGTCCGCGAGGACATAGCCCGAGTCGCACGCGCCATCGCGGAGTACGAGTACGTCGTGATGATGGCCAGGCCGGAACAGCAGAAGGCCGCCCAGAAGGCGTGCGGGCGTGATGTCGAGGTCATCCCGCTCGAGGTCGACGACCTGTGGGCCCGGGACACCGTGCCGGTGTTCGTGGCGGACGGCGGCAAGGTGACCGGCGTCGACTTCAACTTCAGCGGGTGGGGCAACAAGCAGGTACATAACAACGACGCGCGCGTGGGAGCCACCCTCCTGACGAAGTACGGCATCCCCCGCCGGACGGCTCCGCTGGTCGCCGAGGGCGGCTCCTTCGAGACCGACGGTGAGGGAACGCTCCTCGTCACGGAGAGCTCGATCGTCAACGACAACCGCAACCCCGGAAAGAGCCGGGACCAGATCGAGGCCGAGCTGAAGCGGACGCTGGGCATCCAGAAGGTGATCTGGCTGGCCGGTGTGCGCGGCCAGGACATCACCGACGCACACGTGGACAGCCTCGTACGGTTCACCGCGCCCGGAGTGGTGCTGCTGGACACGGCACACCCCGACACGCCACCGGACTCCTGGTCGCGTTCGTCCGACCAGGCGAGGGCCGTCCTCAGCAGGGCGACCGACGCCAAGGGCCGGTCCTTCGAGATCATCGACCTGCCGCAGCCCGACCTGTACGAGATCACCGGCGAGGGCGACGACTTCGTGTCCACCTACGCCAACTTCTACGTGGCCAACGACTCAGTCTTCATGCCCAAGTTCGGAGACCGGAAGGCCGACAACCGCGCCCGGAGCATCCTGCGGGAGCACTTCCCCGAGCGGGACGTCGTACAGGTGCAGATCGACACGATCGCCTCCGGTGGCGGCGGCATCCACTGCTCGACGCATGATGAACCCGGCAAGCCGGTGGACTGA
- the mltG gene encoding endolytic transglycosylase MltG — protein MQTKTRSRSMIRLTRRGRLALVGVGAVLAGTAVVVPLSLGVFRDDETTTLLIPEGWRASQIYDAIDKALALPPGSARKTVAKAGLKLESAAEGNPEGYLFPATYTLTDDTTAESLLRQMVETANRRFNGAPVAAGAQRNTMNVYEAVTVASIVQAEAATKSDMGKVARVVFNRLERGMPLQMDSTLNYALKRNTVHTSIDDTRIESPYNSYQRMGLPPTPIDNPGEDAMRAVTNPPKGDWLYFVTVKPGDTRFTADYTQHLRNVADFNAQHRAAAGSGTPSGSHTPVTRPPQ, from the coding sequence ATGCAGACGAAGACTCGGTCACGGAGCATGATCCGCCTGACGCGCCGGGGCAGGCTCGCCCTCGTCGGGGTCGGCGCCGTCCTGGCCGGCACTGCCGTGGTGGTGCCGCTGAGCCTGGGAGTGTTCAGGGACGACGAGACCACCACCCTCCTCATCCCGGAGGGCTGGCGCGCGAGCCAGATCTACGACGCGATCGACAAGGCGCTCGCACTGCCGCCCGGCAGCGCCCGCAAGACCGTCGCCAAGGCGGGTCTCAAGCTGGAGTCCGCCGCGGAGGGAAACCCCGAGGGCTACCTCTTCCCGGCGACCTACACCCTCACCGACGACACGACCGCCGAGTCGCTGCTCCGGCAGATGGTCGAGACGGCCAACCGGCGGTTCAACGGCGCACCGGTCGCGGCCGGAGCGCAGCGGAACACGATGAACGTCTACGAAGCCGTCACCGTCGCGAGCATCGTGCAGGCCGAGGCGGCCACCAAGAGCGACATGGGGAAGGTGGCCCGCGTCGTCTTCAACCGGCTGGAGCGTGGGATGCCGCTCCAGATGGACTCCACCCTCAACTACGCCCTGAAACGCAACACCGTCCACACCAGCATCGACGACACCCGGATCGAGAGCCCGTACAACTCCTACCAGCGCATGGGGCTGCCGCCGACGCCCATCGACAATCCCGGGGAGGACGCGATGCGGGCGGTGACCAACCCGCCGAAAGGGGACTGGTTGTACTTCGTCACCGTCAAGCCCGGCGACACGCGCTTCACCGCCGACTACACCCAGCACCTGCGCAACGTTGCCGATTTCAACGCCCAGCACAGGGCCGCCGCCGGTTCGGGTACGCCGTCCGGGAGCCACACCCCGGTCACCCGGCCGCCCCAGTGA
- a CDS encoding YjbQ family protein translates to MPDAFTTRVLDVATGSRERVVDLTQECEHFLGEVAAGRDGLLNIFVPHATCGVAVIETGAGSDDDLLTALHTLLPADDRWQHRHGSPGHGRDHVLPAIVPPHATLPVIGGSLELGTWQSVCLVDTNRDNPNRQVRLSFLG, encoded by the coding sequence ATGCCAGATGCCTTCACCACACGCGTGCTCGACGTCGCCACCGGGTCCCGTGAGCGGGTCGTGGACCTCACTCAGGAGTGCGAACACTTCCTGGGCGAGGTCGCGGCGGGCCGCGACGGCCTGCTCAACATCTTCGTCCCCCACGCGACCTGCGGCGTCGCCGTCATCGAGACCGGCGCCGGCAGCGACGACGACCTCCTCACCGCCCTGCACACCCTGCTCCCGGCGGACGACCGCTGGCAGCACCGCCACGGCAGCCCCGGCCACGGCCGCGACCACGTCCTCCCGGCGATCGTCCCGCCCCACGCCACACTCCCGGTCATCGGCGGCAGCCTGGAACTGGGCACCTGGCAGTCGGTGTGCCTGGTGGACACGAACAGGGACAACCCGAACCGTCAGGTGCGGCTGAGCTTCCTCGGGTAG
- a CDS encoding putative leader peptide, producing MSRSALLTTRGHIDLLRVASAACRPGR from the coding sequence ATGTCGCGTTCAGCCCTGCTCACCACGCGCGGTCACATCGACCTGCTCCGGGTGGCCTCCGCCGCGTGTCGCCCCGGCCGCTGA
- a CDS encoding ABC transporter ATP-binding protein yields the protein MPPPDTGGQPRQVRRILTLFRPYRGRLAVVGLLVGASSLVSVATPFLLREILDVAIPQGRTGLLSLLALGMILSAVLSSVFGVLQTLISTTVGQRVMHDLRTAVYGRLQRMSLAFFTRTRTGEVQSRIANDIGGMQATVTSTATSLVSNTTSVVATIVAMVALDWRLTLVSLVLLPVFVWISRRVGDERKKITTRRQKQMAVMAATVTESLSVSGILLGRTMGRSDSLTAGFAEESERLVDLEVRASMAGRWRMAVISIVMAAMPAFIYWAAGLALQFGGPEVSLGTLVAFVSLQQGLFRPAVSLLSTGVQIQSSLALFQRIFEYLDLPIDITERVDPVHLDEIKGEVRFEGVEFRYDDKSGPVLDGIDLTVPAGGSLAVVGPTGAGKSTFGCLVPRLYDVTGGRVTVDGVDVRDLDFDTLARAVGVVAQETYLFHASVADNLRFAKPDATDEELHTAARAAQIHDHITALPDGYDTVVGERGHRFSGGEKQRLAIARTILRDPPVLILDEATSALDTRTEAAVQDAIDALSADRTTITIAHRLSTVRDADQIAVLDSGRVAELGTHDELLEREGRYAALVRRDAQLEPTG from the coding sequence ATGCCGCCACCCGACACCGGGGGCCAGCCCCGGCAGGTGCGCCGCATCCTCACCCTCTTCCGTCCCTACCGTGGCCGGCTCGCCGTCGTCGGCCTGTTGGTCGGCGCCTCCTCGCTGGTCTCGGTGGCCACCCCCTTCCTGCTGCGCGAGATCCTCGATGTCGCGATCCCACAGGGCCGCACCGGACTGCTGAGCCTGCTCGCGCTCGGCATGATCCTCAGCGCGGTCCTCTCCAGCGTCTTCGGCGTCCTCCAGACACTGATCTCGACCACCGTCGGCCAGCGCGTCATGCACGACCTGCGCACCGCCGTCTACGGCCGCCTCCAGCGGATGTCCCTCGCCTTCTTCACCCGCACCCGCACCGGCGAGGTGCAGTCCCGCATCGCCAACGACATCGGCGGGATGCAGGCGACCGTCACCTCCACCGCCACCTCCCTGGTCTCCAACACCACCAGCGTGGTCGCCACGATCGTGGCCATGGTCGCCCTCGACTGGCGGCTCACGCTGGTCTCGCTGGTCCTCCTCCCGGTGTTCGTGTGGATCAGCCGCCGGGTCGGTGACGAGCGCAAGAAGATCACCACGCGGCGGCAGAAACAGATGGCCGTCATGGCCGCCACCGTCACCGAGTCGCTGTCCGTCAGTGGCATCCTGCTCGGCCGCACCATGGGCCGCTCCGACTCGCTGACCGCCGGCTTCGCCGAGGAGTCCGAGCGCCTGGTCGACCTGGAGGTCAGGGCGAGCATGGCGGGCCGCTGGCGCATGGCGGTGATCTCCATCGTCATGGCGGCGATGCCCGCGTTCATCTACTGGGCCGCGGGTCTGGCCCTCCAGTTCGGTGGACCCGAGGTCTCGCTGGGCACGCTGGTCGCCTTCGTCTCGCTCCAGCAGGGCCTGTTCCGGCCCGCCGTGAGCCTGCTCTCCACCGGCGTCCAGATCCAGAGTTCCCTCGCGCTCTTCCAGCGCATCTTCGAGTACCTCGACCTGCCCATCGACATCACCGAGCGGGTGGACCCCGTCCACCTCGACGAGATCAAGGGCGAGGTCCGCTTCGAGGGGGTCGAGTTCCGCTACGACGACAAGAGCGGCCCGGTCCTCGACGGCATCGACCTCACCGTGCCCGCCGGGGGGAGCCTCGCCGTGGTGGGACCGACCGGAGCCGGCAAGTCGACGTTCGGCTGCCTGGTGCCCCGGCTGTACGACGTCACCGGGGGCCGCGTCACCGTGGACGGCGTGGACGTGCGCGACCTCGACTTCGACACCCTTGCCCGCGCGGTCGGTGTCGTCGCGCAGGAGACCTACCTCTTTCACGCCTCCGTCGCCGACAACCTCCGCTTCGCCAAGCCCGACGCCACCGACGAGGAGCTGCACACGGCGGCCCGCGCCGCTCAGATCCACGACCACATCACCGCCCTGCCGGACGGATACGACACCGTCGTCGGCGAACGCGGCCATCGGTTCTCCGGCGGGGAGAAGCAGCGCCTGGCCATCGCCCGCACCATCCTGCGCGACCCGCCCGTCCTCATCCTCGACGAGGCGACCAGCGCCCTCGACACCCGCACCGAGGCGGCGGTCCAGGACGCGATCGACGCCCTGTCGGCCGACCGGACCACCATCACCATCGCCCACCGGCTCTCGACCGTCCGGGACGCCGACCAGATAGCCGTCCTCGACTCCGGCCGGGTCGCCGAACTGGGCACGCACGACGAACTGCTGGAGCGCGAGGGACGCTACGCGGCACTGGTGCGCCGGGACGCTCAGCTCGAACCCACCGGCTGA
- a CDS encoding ABC transporter permease, whose protein sequence is MSISHAPPHPSGAAGAAELPASPALQRLVPASSRRTRLPRWLRRTTGPAALLILWQVLSATGALAPDVLASPGRIAHVAGDLMADGSLPSAMGISLQRVAGGLVLGTVVGTGLALVSGLFRIGEDVIDAPVQMLRTVPFVGLIPLFIIWFGIGETPKIAIITLGVTFPLYLNVYAGIRGVDSQLIEAGESLGLSRRGLVRHVVLPGALPGALTGLRYSLGIAWLALVFAEQVNADSGIGFLMVQARDFLRTDVIVVCLIVYAFLGLLADFVVRSLERLLLRWRPTFTGR, encoded by the coding sequence ATGAGCATCAGCCATGCCCCGCCGCACCCGTCCGGCGCGGCGGGCGCAGCCGAGCTGCCCGCCTCCCCCGCCCTGCAACGCCTCGTCCCCGCCTCCTCCCGCCGCACCCGGCTCCCCCGCTGGCTGCGGCGCACGACCGGCCCGGCAGCCCTCCTGATCCTGTGGCAAGTCCTCAGCGCAACTGGGGCGTTGGCACCTGATGTACTCGCCTCACCGGGCCGGATCGCCCATGTCGCCGGTGATCTCATGGCCGACGGTTCACTGCCCTCCGCGATGGGCATCTCCCTGCAACGCGTCGCCGGCGGTCTGGTCCTCGGTACCGTCGTCGGCACCGGACTCGCCCTGGTTTCCGGGCTGTTCCGCATCGGCGAGGACGTGATCGACGCTCCCGTGCAGATGTTGCGCACCGTGCCGTTCGTGGGCCTGATCCCGCTGTTCATCATCTGGTTCGGTATCGGCGAGACACCCAAGATCGCCATCATCACGCTGGGCGTGACCTTCCCGCTCTATCTGAACGTCTACGCGGGCATTCGCGGCGTCGACTCCCAGCTCATCGAGGCCGGCGAGTCGTTGGGCCTGTCCCGCCGGGGGCTCGTCCGCCATGTGGTGCTGCCGGGTGCCCTGCCGGGCGCGCTCACCGGTCTGCGCTACTCCCTCGGCATCGCCTGGCTCGCCCTGGTCTTCGCGGAGCAGGTCAACGCCGATTCCGGCATCGGCTTTCTGATGGTCCAGGCCCGCGACTTCCTGCGGACCGACGTGATCGTGGTCTGCCTGATCGTCTACGCCTTCCTCGGCCTCCTCGCCGACTTCGTCGTCCGCTCTCTCGAAAGGCTGTTGCTGCGATGGCGACCGACGTTCACGGGCCGTTGA
- a CDS encoding class F sortase, which translates to MTHLSRRAFVTVAVASLLVGCAGHSDDKTSAARPHVTTPSANPPTTPGRSVPVRLRIPGIGVDTPVMRLGLAQDGTVQVPPITAHDQAGWYQGSPTPGRTGPSVILGHVTVGAYGDGVFRRLDRLRRGDEITVRLENGTSAEFAVTSVRTVAKAEFPTKAVYGDVSRPELRLITCGGPRTGDGYRDNVIVFAAAHPARH; encoded by the coding sequence ATGACCCACCTCTCCAGGCGCGCGTTCGTCACCGTGGCCGTGGCCTCGCTGCTCGTGGGCTGTGCCGGGCACAGTGACGACAAGACGTCCGCCGCTCGCCCGCACGTGACCACCCCCTCGGCGAACCCGCCGACGACGCCCGGCCGTTCGGTCCCGGTGCGGCTGCGGATTCCCGGGATCGGCGTCGACACCCCGGTCATGCGGCTCGGGCTGGCACAGGACGGCACCGTGCAGGTGCCCCCGATCACCGCGCACGACCAGGCGGGCTGGTACCAGGGCTCCCCGACACCGGGCCGTACGGGCCCGTCGGTGATCCTCGGTCATGTCACGGTCGGCGCCTACGGGGACGGCGTCTTCCGCCGGCTCGACCGTCTGCGCCGGGGTGACGAGATCACGGTGCGCCTGGAGAACGGCACCTCGGCCGAGTTCGCGGTGACCTCCGTACGGACCGTCGCCAAGGCCGAGTTTCCGACGAAGGCGGTGTACGGGGACGTCAGCCGGCCGGAGTTGCGGCTCATCACCTGCGGCGGCCCCCGTACCGGCGACGGCTATCGCGACAACGTGATCGTCTTCGCCGCGGCGCACCCCGCGCGTCACTGA
- a CDS encoding TetR/AcrR family transcriptional regulator yields MASRSTQILEAAARVIARRGVRGLRVEELAEEAGVSTALIYYHFKDRTGVLRKTLEFISDRAERYTTHLAPDGEPLSPREELDQMLLLELQDTTEVRENSSAWGELRASAVFDEVLREDLARATLVWIQDVAALLGQVRPMAPAAALAAAAERLTALVEGLSMRWLSGMLRIDHARTLMSEGIEAEVERLGR; encoded by the coding sequence ATGGCATCTCGCAGTACTCAGATCCTGGAAGCCGCGGCCCGGGTGATCGCCCGCCGCGGGGTCCGTGGTCTGCGCGTGGAGGAGCTGGCCGAAGAGGCGGGCGTCTCCACCGCGCTGATCTACTACCACTTCAAGGACCGCACCGGAGTCCTGCGCAAGACGCTGGAGTTCATCAGCGACCGGGCCGAGCGCTACACGACTCACCTGGCCCCGGACGGTGAACCGCTGAGTCCGCGCGAGGAGTTGGACCAGATGCTGCTGCTGGAACTCCAGGACACGACGGAGGTCAGGGAGAACAGCAGCGCCTGGGGTGAGCTGCGGGCAAGCGCGGTCTTCGACGAAGTCCTGCGGGAAGACCTCGCGAGGGCCACTCTGGTGTGGATCCAGGACGTCGCGGCCCTGTTGGGGCAGGTTCGGCCCATGGCCCCCGCGGCAGCGCTGGCGGCAGCGGCGGAGCGGCTCACCGCTCTGGTGGAAGGTCTGAGCATGCGATGGCTCAGCGGCATGCTCCGGATCGACCACGCGCGGACTCTGATGAGCGAGGGCATCGAAGCCGAGGTCGAGCGCCTGGGGCGCTGA
- a CDS encoding RNA polymerase sigma factor codes for MKRSREKAAAELFAVLYPRLAGWCRRLVDDDETAHEIASEAFTRLWARWTSVSEPRGFLYVTAANIVRDHWRRLERERRAMRRATVEASVLPPAEQSDPSVRLLVQALPERLRVPTLLHYYADLPIREVAVLTGRKEGTVKADLHAARELLRAHLRRSLDHIQ; via the coding sequence TTGAAACGGTCCCGTGAGAAGGCGGCAGCGGAGCTGTTCGCCGTTCTCTACCCGCGCCTGGCCGGCTGGTGCCGCCGTCTGGTGGACGACGACGAGACCGCCCACGAGATCGCCTCGGAGGCGTTCACCCGGCTCTGGGCCCGCTGGACGTCCGTGTCGGAGCCCCGGGGCTTCCTCTACGTCACGGCCGCCAACATCGTCCGCGACCACTGGCGCCGCCTGGAGCGCGAACGCCGGGCCATGCGCCGCGCCACCGTCGAGGCGTCCGTCCTCCCGCCCGCGGAGCAGAGCGATCCGTCGGTCCGCCTGCTAGTCCAGGCGCTCCCCGAACGACTGCGCGTACCGACCCTCCTGCACTACTACGCTGACTTGCCGATCCGGGAGGTGGCCGTGCTGACCGGGCGCAAGGAAGGGACCGTCAAGGCCGACCTGCACGCGGCCCGTGAACTGCTCCGCGCCCATCTGAGGAGAAGCCTTGATCACATTCAGTGA
- a CDS encoding ABC transporter ATP-binding protein: MATDVHGPLSPATTQAVHVEGLTRAFDGRAVIDDVHLDLAPGEFVALLGRSGCGKSTLLRVLAGLDRDIDGTVLVPRRRAVAFQAPRLMPWKRVWRNVLLGLPGRPERTLAEQALEEVGLGHRVNAWPKTLSGGEAQRVSLARALVREPDLLLLDEPFGALDALTRINAQRLVGELWQRRGCAVLLVTHDVEEAVLLADRVLVMDGGRIAHEQRVELDRPRELTDPRFAAIRADLLARLGVTPAAEAA, translated from the coding sequence ATGGCGACCGACGTTCACGGGCCGTTGAGCCCCGCGACCACCCAGGCCGTGCATGTCGAGGGGCTGACCCGTGCCTTCGACGGCCGCGCGGTCATCGACGACGTTCATCTCGACCTGGCGCCGGGCGAGTTCGTCGCCCTGCTCGGCCGCAGCGGGTGCGGCAAGTCCACGCTGCTGCGGGTGCTCGCCGGGCTCGACCGGGACATCGACGGCACGGTACTGGTCCCCCGCCGCCGCGCGGTCGCCTTCCAGGCACCCCGGCTCATGCCGTGGAAACGGGTGTGGCGCAACGTCCTGCTGGGGCTGCCCGGCAGGCCCGAACGCACCCTCGCCGAGCAGGCGTTGGAGGAGGTCGGGCTGGGCCATCGGGTGAACGCCTGGCCCAAGACCCTCTCCGGCGGCGAGGCCCAGCGCGTCTCCCTCGCGCGTGCCCTGGTCCGCGAGCCCGATCTCCTGCTGCTGGACGAGCCGTTCGGCGCGCTGGACGCACTGACCCGGATCAACGCGCAGCGTCTGGTGGGTGAGCTGTGGCAGCGCCGGGGCTGCGCGGTCCTGCTCGTCACGCACGACGTGGAGGAAGCCGTACTGCTGGCCGACCGGGTGCTGGTGATGGACGGCGGCCGCATCGCGCACGAGCAGCGCGTCGAACTCGACCGGCCCCGCGAACTCACCGACCCCCGCTTCGCCGCGATCCGAGCCGATCTGCTGGCCCGCCTCGGCGTCACGCCGGCGGCCGAAGCGGCCTGA
- a CDS encoding LLM class flavin-dependent oxidoreductase yields the protein MTVRLHWFLPTGGDGRTLIDRHAYGSNIGRETRGLRTPDIEYLAQIAKAAEQLGFEAVLTPTGTWCEDAWLTTVALAQHTERLKFLVAFRPGLLSPTLAAQMAATYQRLTRGRLLLNVVTGGDSAEQRRFGDHLDHDRRYERTDEFLSVVRGVWQGEPYDFHGAHYEVHGGLTSLPPNPVPEIFFGGSSQAAGPVAARHADVYLTWGEPPAQVKEKIDWIRSLAEREGRTVRFGIRLHTISRDSSADAWSTANRLLDDLDSDTIAAAQAALGRSESVGQRRMLELHGGSRDHLEIYPNLWAGVGLVRGGAGTALVGSHAEVADRIEEYHSLGVEHFVLSGYPHLEEAYWFGEGVIPELSARGLLSPGTASRATGRPAPLLVARGR from the coding sequence ATGACCGTACGACTCCACTGGTTCCTGCCGACGGGCGGCGACGGCCGCACCCTCATCGACCGGCACGCCTACGGTTCCAACATCGGCCGCGAGACCCGCGGCCTGCGCACCCCCGACATCGAGTACCTGGCGCAGATAGCCAAGGCCGCCGAGCAACTGGGCTTCGAGGCGGTGCTCACTCCGACCGGCACCTGGTGCGAGGACGCCTGGCTTACCACGGTGGCCCTCGCCCAGCACACCGAACGCCTGAAGTTCCTGGTCGCCTTCCGCCCCGGCCTTCTCTCCCCCACCCTGGCCGCCCAGATGGCCGCGACCTACCAGCGCCTCACCCGAGGACGGCTGCTGCTCAACGTCGTCACCGGCGGCGACTCCGCCGAACAACGCCGCTTCGGCGACCATCTCGACCACGACCGGCGCTACGAACGCACCGACGAGTTCCTCTCCGTCGTACGCGGTGTCTGGCAGGGCGAGCCCTACGACTTCCACGGCGCCCACTACGAGGTGCACGGCGGCCTCACCTCCCTCCCGCCGAACCCGGTACCGGAGATCTTCTTCGGCGGCTCCTCCCAGGCCGCCGGTCCGGTGGCCGCCCGCCACGCCGACGTCTATCTGACCTGGGGCGAGCCGCCGGCCCAGGTGAAGGAGAAGATCGACTGGATCCGGTCGCTGGCCGAGCGGGAGGGGCGCACGGTCCGGTTCGGCATCCGGCTGCACACCATCTCCCGCGACTCCTCCGCCGACGCCTGGTCGACGGCGAACCGGCTCCTCGACGACCTCGACTCCGACACCATCGCCGCCGCCCAGGCCGCCCTGGGACGCAGCGAGTCGGTCGGCCAGCGGCGGATGCTGGAGCTGCACGGCGGCTCCCGCGACCATCTGGAGATCTACCCCAACCTCTGGGCGGGTGTCGGCCTGGTCCGCGGTGGCGCCGGCACCGCCCTGGTCGGCAGCCACGCGGAGGTCGCCGACCGGATCGAGGAGTACCACTCCCTCGGTGTCGAACACTTCGTGCTCTCCGGATATCCGCATCTGGAGGAGGCGTACTGGTTCGGCGAGGGCGTGATCCCCGAACTGTCCGCCCGTGGGCTGCTCTCCCCCGGCACGGCGTCCCGGGCCACCGGGCGTCCGGCCCCGCTCCTGGTCGCGCGCGGCCGCTGA
- a CDS encoding ABC transporter substrate-binding protein, whose product MRRLLVPAALLLPLTLVLTSCGGNSAADTGAQIDGSGSVTLAVGDQKGGSEAILRAAGELKNLDYRIKWSTFTSGPPLLEAVNAGAVDVGGVGNTPPVFAAGAGSKISVVAAWHGTSRGDAILVPDDSELTGPKQLKGKSVAVAQGSSAHYQLVASLEAAGLQLKDIKVKYLQPADALAAFNSGKVDAWAVWDPYTSQVLQGKQGRVLTTGDGVTNGLSFQVASPAALRNSKKAAAVKDYLARLRRAQDWVHGHQEEWAKVWAKDTGLPYDVALASVHRTNATRVAVAVDKPLVASEQRIADTFTELHLIPKKVDFGDFVDPRFNGGLPPSTTPAKH is encoded by the coding sequence ATGCGACGACTCCTGGTCCCCGCAGCGCTGCTCCTCCCCCTTACCCTCGTGCTCACCTCCTGCGGTGGGAACTCCGCCGCCGACACGGGTGCGCAGATCGACGGCTCGGGCTCCGTCACCCTCGCCGTCGGCGACCAGAAGGGCGGCTCCGAGGCCATCCTGCGGGCCGCCGGGGAGCTGAAGAACCTGGACTACCGGATCAAGTGGTCGACCTTCACCTCCGGACCACCCCTGCTGGAGGCGGTCAACGCCGGGGCCGTGGACGTCGGCGGCGTCGGCAACACCCCGCCCGTCTTCGCGGCGGGCGCCGGCTCCAAGATCTCGGTGGTGGCCGCCTGGCACGGCACGTCCCGGGGCGACGCCATCCTCGTACCCGACGACTCCGAGCTGACCGGCCCCAAGCAGCTCAAGGGCAAGTCCGTGGCCGTCGCCCAGGGCTCCTCCGCCCACTACCAACTGGTCGCCTCCCTCGAAGCCGCCGGGCTCCAGCTGAAGGACATCAAAGTCAAGTACCTCCAGCCGGCCGACGCGCTCGCCGCTTTCAACTCCGGCAAGGTCGACGCCTGGGCGGTCTGGGACCCGTACACCTCGCAGGTTCTCCAGGGCAAACAGGGGCGCGTGCTCACGACCGGTGACGGTGTCACCAACGGCCTCTCCTTCCAGGTCGCCTCGCCCGCCGCGCTGCGGAACTCCAAGAAGGCCGCCGCCGTCAAGGACTACCTGGCCAGGCTGCGGCGCGCGCAGGACTGGGTGCACGGCCACCAGGAGGAGTGGGCCAAGGTGTGGGCGAAGGACACCGGACTGCCGTACGACGTGGCGCTCGCCTCCGTACACCGGACCAACGCCACCCGGGTCGCCGTCGCCGTGGACAAGCCCCTGGTCGCCTCCGAGCAGCGGATCGCAGACACCTTCACCGAGCTGCACCTCATCCCGAAGAAGGTCGACTTCGGCGACTTCGTGGACCCGCGCTTCAACGGCGGCCTGCCGCCCTCCACCACTCCGGCCAAGCACTGA
- a CDS encoding MarR family winged helix-turn-helix transcriptional regulator, protein MTTPDPEGVLAEQLLRLTRRVHRIQKRHLEWRDLGVTPAQSRLLRTLAHYDSPPRMADLAERLEVVPRAVTTLVDGLEAHGKVRRVADPSNRRVTRIELTDDGRATLSELHGARRSAAEEILAPLTEKERQVLGVLLDTLVDGDIPNR, encoded by the coding sequence ATGACGACCCCAGATCCCGAGGGTGTACTCGCCGAGCAGTTGCTGCGGCTGACCCGCCGGGTGCACCGCATCCAGAAGCGCCATCTCGAATGGCGTGATCTGGGCGTCACTCCCGCCCAGTCCCGCCTGCTGCGCACTCTGGCGCACTACGACTCGCCGCCGCGCATGGCCGACCTCGCCGAGCGCCTCGAAGTGGTGCCGCGTGCGGTGACGACCCTGGTCGACGGCCTCGAGGCGCACGGCAAGGTCCGACGGGTGGCGGACCCGTCCAACCGCAGGGTCACCCGGATCGAGCTGACGGACGACGGTCGCGCCACCCTGAGCGAACTGCACGGAGCACGCCGTTCCGCCGCCGAGGAGATCCTCGCCCCGCTGACCGAGAAGGAGCGGCAGGTGCTGGGTGTGCTGCTGGACACCCTGGTCGACGGCGACATCCCGAACCGGTGA